CGGGCGTCGTGAATTCGGGGAACCGACCGGTGGACCAGTCGAACTTGCCGCTGTCCACGATGACGCCGCCGATGGACGTGCCGTGTCCGCCGATCCACTTCGTGCATGAATGGATCGAGATGTCCACGCCGTAGTCGAACACCTTGCACAGAACCGGCGCAAAGGTGTTGTCGATGAAGAACGGCACGCCCTCGGCGTGCGCCGCATCCGCGATCCCTTGAAGGTCGAGCACGTCGCCCTTCGGGTTCCCGATAGACTCGCCGAAGACCAGCTTGGTGTTCGGCTTGATGGCGGCTTTCACCCTATCCGGCGTCATGTCGTCGATGTACGTCGTCTCGATGCCGAAGCGTGGCAGCGTGTAGCGGAAGAACGTCTCGGTTCCGCCGTAAAGCGATGCCGACGTGATGATATGGTCCCCGACCTGAGCGACGTTCGTGATCGCCAGCATGATCGCCGCCATGCCGCTCGAAGTTCCGAGCGCGCCGGACCCCCCTTCGAGCGCGGCGATGCGCTTCTCCCACACGTCGGTCGTCGGGTTCATTAGCCGCGTGTAGATGTTCCCGAACTCGCGGAGGGCGAACAGGTTCGCCGCATGGTCCGTCGAGTCGAAGACGTAACTGGTCGTCTGGTAGATCGGAACGGCGCGCGCGTTCGTCGCGGGATCGGGGGACTGCCCTCCGTGCAACGCGATGGTCGATACTCCGAGATCGCTCATTATGTTTCCAGCCTTCGTTCTCGTCGGTTCGTGTGGCATTGCGTCGACGCTATCGACAGACCGAACGCCTCAATAGGCTCTCATCGCCTCCCTGATAGGGGTTCGCAGCACGAACGCACGCTCTACGCCGGGGAGTCCTGGAACAGCACGCTCGACAGGTAGCGCTCCCCGGCGTCGGGCAGGACGACCACCATCGTCTTGCCCTCGAACTCCGGGCGCCGAGCCACCCTAGCCGCGACCGCCGCCGCAGCGCCCGATGAGATCCCGCAGAGGATGCCCTCTTCCCTCGCCAAGCGCCGCGCCATCGCGACCGCCTCGCCGTCCTCGATCAGCTCCACCTGGTCCACCACCGACAGGTCGAGCGTGTCTGGGATGAAGCCTGCGCCGATGCCCTGCACCTTGTGCGGGCCCGGCTTCAGCGGCTGACCGGACAGATGCTGCGTCAGGATCGGGCTGTTGGCCGGCTCGATGCCGATCGACACGATCGGCTTCCCTTGGGTGTGCTTGATGAACCGCGAGACGCCCGTGATCGTCCCACCCGTCCCGATGCCGGAGACGAACACATCGACCGCGCCGTCGGTGTCCTGCCAGATCTCGGGCCCCGTCGTCTGTTCGTGGATCGCAGGATTCGACGGATTCTTGAACTGCTGGGGCATGAAGTACCGATCCGGGTCGCTCTCGGCGAGCTCCGTCGCGCGCCGAACCGCGCCGGACATGCCTTCTGGGCCCGGCGTCAGGATCAGGTTCGCACCGAAGAACTCGAGCACGCGCCGACGCTCGAGGCTCATCGTCTCAGGCATCGTCAGCGTGAGCCGATACCCGCGCGCGGCGCACACGAATGCCAGTCCGATGCCTGTATTTCCGCTGGTCGGTTCGATGATCTCGGTGTGATCCCCGATCCGCCCGCTCTTTTCAGCGTCCCAGATCATCGACGCACCGATGCGGCACTTGACGCTGTACGAGGGGTTCCTTCCCTCGATCTTGCCAAGGACCGTGGCTTTCGCCCCGTCCGTGATCCGGTTTAGACGGACGAGCGGCGTGTTGCCGATAGCCAGCGAGTTGTCGCCGTACACACCGGGCATTCGTGTCTCCTTCTCGTTCGCGTTGAGATCGCGGGTCGTTGCCACGCTCGTGGATCGCGGTTCCAGCCGTTGTTCTCCTCGTCCCGCGCTGCAAGCTCCTGCCGGAACCAAGCTTAGCAATTGTCGATAGATTGCGTCAAGTAATATCGCCATGAGAGCGTAATCCCGACCGAATAGGTCTGATTATCCTCGTGTCGATCTGCTTGATGGACTCGCGACGGCGGTCTATCGTTTATGGACACGGTATCGACACTGGAGCACCGGGATGAACTTGGGCAAGCTGCACATCGAGCGCGGTGTTCTACTCGCCCCGATGGAGGACGTGACGGATCAGGCGTTCCGCCTCATCTGCAAGCGGATGGGTGCGGTAGTCGTCTACACCGAGTTCGTGCCCGCCGAAGCCATCGTCCGCAATATCCCTGCGATGAAGCCCAAGCTCGCGTTCAGCGAGGACGAGCGTCCCATCGGAATCCAGGTCTACGGGAACCGGGCAGATAGCATGTCGAAGGCGGCGGTCGCTGCGGCATCGTTGCAGCCCGATATCATCGACATCAACTTCGGTTGTCCGGTGAAGCGTGTGGCAGGCGGCGACCGGCGCTCGTGCGCTGGATCGGGACTGCTGCGGTTCCCAGACCTGATGGAAGAACTGGCAGCCTCAGTGGCAGACGCCGCGCGCGCGTTCGATATACCGGTCACCGCCAAGACGCGTCTCGGGTGGGACGACCGCGACATCACGATCCTCGACACGGTCGCGCGCATGGAGCGTGCCGGCATGCGGGCGCTGACGATCCACGCCCGAACGCGCCAGCAGATGTTCAAGGGCAACGCGGACTGGGCATGGTTGCGTCGCGCGAAGGAAGCCGCGTCCATTCCCATCATCGGGAACGGCGATGTCGTGTCGGCGGACGACGCCGTCCGAATGTTGGCGGAGACGGGTGTCGACGCGGTCATGGTCGGTCGTGGCGCCATCGGGAAGCCATGGGTCTTCCGCCAGGCAGCCGCGATCCTGGCTCACGGAACGCCTGAGCCCGAGCCGGAGATAGACGAGCGAATCGCCATCTATCTCGACCATGTGTCACTTGCATACATCCTGAAGGGACGACGCGGCGTCAAACAGACTAGGAAGCATCTGCGAGGGTATGTCAGCGGATTCCGAGATGCTTCCGACCTGAGGATGGCGCTGATGCAGCTCGAGCACCCGGACGAAATCCGGCAGACGCTGGTGGATAAGCTTGGAACGGTGGGTTGATCGGGTCGAGCGATGCGACAGCCCCGACGATCGATACTAGCCTTTATCGCGCTGCTCTCGACGGCATGCGCAGCCGTCGCGTCGGGACAGACTCCGCGTGCCACGAGCGCGCGCCAACTGGCTGATGCGCTGATCGCTGACGCCCACACCGACCCGGCGTTGGCTCCCTATCCGACGTTCCGCGAGCACGTGGTCGCCATCCTGAGACGCAAGTCCAACGAAGAGCAACCGCTCCGCGTCGACCCGACCATCGCAGACCTCCTCGGCGGTAACGGAGCTCCCGCCGTCCAGATGCGGATGCAGGACGTGCGCGAGTTCTTCGCCGCCTGCGCGCGCGACGAGTTGACGATCCTAGAGGCTCTGGCTCTGGTCGGCAGGACGGTGCGGCGGACCGGCGTGCTGTTCTACATGGACGGACGCATCGTACAGCGCGCCGTGCGCGACTTGGACCTCTCCATCGGGCTCGCTATGCCGATCGATGACCTGGAGCTGTTCGCCTACGTCCCGGACGCGCGCCCCGACCCGAACCTGCAATGCCGGTTCGTGGCGCTGTATGGTCGCAGCTACGACCACCGGTTCCCCAAGGAGGTGCTCGACGCCACACTCCGTATCGGGGTCGGTCGCACCATCTCCTACCGCAGCCCCTGGCGGAGCGGAAGCCCCACGACCGTGTCTGTGGTCGACGGCGACGTGGTCTACGGATCGGATGGCTTCGGCTTGGCGTCGATCCACGGCGTCGGCGGTCGTAGCTCTGGACTGCTGGGACTGGCTCAGCGCGTGCTCTTCTTCCTGCCGGATGCCATCGACTCGATGGTCGTCCAGGGCGATGATCTCCACGTCCGGGCGATGGTCAACACACGCGTCCGGCGGTTCCGAACGTCCGACATCTACGCCGTCCATCCCAACAAGACGGCTTCCCGCGACCGAACACGATGAACCCCCGCTCGGAGCCTGCGGAACAACTCCGTCGCGGGGGGGTGGAACTCTCACCGAAGTGGCGGCGCTACTTCTTCTTCGCGTCGACGCGGTCGCGCAGCGCCTTGCCGGGGCGGAACACGGGGACGGTCTTCGCCTTGATCTTGATCGGCTTGTTCGTCTGGGGGTTCCGACCCTCGCGGGCGGCGCGCTTGCGGACTTCGAACGTGCCAAAGCCGATCAGGCTGACCTTGTCGCCTTTGGCGAGTGCCGCACCGACGGCTTCGAGCAGACAGTCGACAACTTCGCCGCTCTTCTTCTTGGAGAGCTCGGCGCCGTCGGCAACCG
The Candidatus Poribacteria bacterium genome window above contains:
- a CDS encoding O-acetylhomoserine aminocarboxypropyltransferase/cysteine synthase, translated to MSDLGVSTIALHGGQSPDPATNARAVPIYQTTSYVFDSTDHAANLFALREFGNIYTRLMNPTTDVWEKRIAALEGGSGALGTSSGMAAIMLAITNVAQVGDHIITSASLYGGTETFFRYTLPRFGIETTYIDDMTPDRVKAAIKPNTKLVFGESIGNPKGDVLDLQGIADAAHAEGVPFFIDNTFAPVLCKVFDYGVDISIHSCTKWIGGHGTSIGGVIVDSGKFDWSTGRFPEFTTPDPSYHGIVYWDALGNVPGMGNVAFIIKARVQGMRNMGMCASPFNAFLFLQGLETLPLRIQAHSANALALAHWLKAHPKVAWVNYTGLEEHPYHAQAKRYLKGGFGSVFGFGIRGGYEAARKFIDSVKMASHLANVGDAKTLVLHPASTSHSQLSEEAQRACGLSPEFVRVSVGLENVEDIQADFDQAFNA
- the cysK gene encoding cysteine synthase A, which produces MPGVYGDNSLAIGNTPLVRLNRITDGAKATVLGKIEGRNPSYSVKCRIGASMIWDAEKSGRIGDHTEIIEPTSGNTGIGLAFVCAARGYRLTLTMPETMSLERRRVLEFFGANLILTPGPEGMSGAVRRATELAESDPDRYFMPQQFKNPSNPAIHEQTTGPEIWQDTDGAVDVFVSGIGTGGTITGVSRFIKHTQGKPIVSIGIEPANSPILTQHLSGQPLKPGPHKVQGIGAGFIPDTLDLSVVDQVELIEDGEAVAMARRLAREEGILCGISSGAAAAVAARVARRPEFEGKTMVVVLPDAGERYLSSVLFQDSPA
- the dusB gene encoding tRNA dihydrouridine synthase DusB; amino-acid sequence: MNLGKLHIERGVLLAPMEDVTDQAFRLICKRMGAVVVYTEFVPAEAIVRNIPAMKPKLAFSEDERPIGIQVYGNRADSMSKAAVAAASLQPDIIDINFGCPVKRVAGGDRRSCAGSGLLRFPDLMEELAASVADAARAFDIPVTAKTRLGWDDRDITILDTVARMERAGMRALTIHARTRQQMFKGNADWAWLRRAKEAASIPIIGNGDVVSADDAVRMLAETGVDAVMVGRGAIGKPWVFRQAAAILAHGTPEPEPEIDERIAIYLDHVSLAYILKGRRGVKQTRKHLRGYVSGFRDASDLRMALMQLEHPDEIRQTLVDKLGTVG
- a CDS encoding HU family DNA-binding protein, whose amino-acid sequence is MTKQDLINAVADGAELSKKKSGEVVDCLLEAVGAALAKGDKVSLIGFGTFEVRKRAAREGRNPQTNKPIKIKAKTVPVFRPGKALRDRVDAKKK